The following nucleotide sequence is from Cucumis melo cultivar AY chromosome 1, USDA_Cmelo_AY_1.0, whole genome shotgun sequence.
aaaggaaaaaagggaaACAAAAGGAAACTTCAAGTTCACCCACCAGGCTTATTGTTCTTGTATTGTTATATGCAAGTTAATGAGTTTAACGCATTTATATGCTTAGTTCGGTGTATTTTGttctaaaaaatattaatctttttgttattattatatctCCTAagtattttataaaaacatattacatatatacatatagttAGTATACTTAACATGTATATAGTGAATGTAAAACAAATGTTAGTCCTACTTCGGCCGTTTACAGTAGTAAGTGTTTGATATGTGTCCATTAGTGTTGGACAAGGGCACTCTAGCCTAATTTAAATGTCCGTACTTTTTAGGTTGGAAGGAACTAACACAAATTGAGTTGCAGAAGGCTACAGAGTTTAGGAAGGGATAGAAAAGGACTCAAACCTCCACACTCCTATGCATGAGAGTTTGATTCTATACGTTATCATTCAACCACATAGCACGGAGTCTGCCATCTCATCTCAATCTACGTTCTCTTTGACATTGCTTCTTAAGGCTAAGGGGGTTGGGCTACTCATGGCTGACATTAGGTGGTGGGAAAAATATCAAACTTGGGAGGGTTCTTGAAGTGTCAAAATTTCTATCTCTCTATGGATGGTAGGATGGAACCTAGGTGAAAGTGTGATTTTGAATTTTGGGATGGTCGCTTCAAGGGCTGGAACAttaattgaaaatgaattatatgcttaatgaaatttatttttctttttaattcagaGTTATGGGATTAAACCATAAACCATCAACCTTTGAAATGataatttgatttcaaatttagTCTCTTATCTACTAAATTATGCTCAGATTGGATGCCAAATAAATTGACACTGAAAAATAAGCATATAGAGGCTGCAGCTGATAAGAGAATGGTTCATTTACATCATCCTGAATCTCTCTCTTGGTATTAAGTTCACCTATAAAATAACCAAAGAGAGTGTGGCTTATTATCAAAGGAACTTTTCAGGTTCACTGATGTGGAAATATATCATCATAGTTTCACGGTATTTTCTCAACTTCTGGAGCATAAATAACGCCTTAATAACTTGACATCAACATTTCTATCTCTTAAAGTTATAATCATTGTAGTAGCAGTGGAAACAAATTCAATGAAAGTTACATCACACTTATAAAGAACTCGTATAAATGGTATGCAGGTCAAGAGAGTGGATACCTGAATGGACTGACTAAGTTTTTGAATTACAAATTGATTAAGCTTGCATCCGTTTTATACCCCTGCTGCAGCTTTAGCCTCATATTCTGACTTTTCCTAACAGATAGTAACCCAAATGATATCAGTTTCCAAGCCAATTTGTGCATTCTAAATTGTTAAAAGGCAATGGTTCATTATTTATCAGTCGAAGACATCAAAAATTGCAAATTGGTGAACCAGCACAGGCTTATCATTGTCAACAAACCTCAGGATTTCTCCGAGTCTTCCTTGTAGGAGTTCGCATGGTGACAAATTCTTCAGCCGCTGTAGGATGAACACCCACGGTAGCATCAAAGTCTGCCTTGGTCAAACCAGCTTTCACAGCCACTGCAAAACCCTGCCCATTAAAACCTCGTGTGTTgtgaaattttgaattaatatcAGTAAAAGAGAGAGACGATGTGAAGGATACTGATGAAAAGGTTTAGAAAGACCTGCACGATTTCTGGTGAATCGTCACCACACATGTGCAGTCCTAAAACCTTATTCGTCTTTGCACAGACTACAAGCTTCATAAAAACTCGGTCTGGAAGCCCTGAGAGTGTCGCCTTCAAGGGCCGAAAGTTTGCTGTGTAGATGTCAACATCACCATGTTCTTGTATGGCCTACATTGCAATTATTGAAATGTTAACATAATGAAAAAGGCAATACTTAAGGTACGCCTTTGTGCATCTCACTCGAATTACACGTaaaagaagattaaaaaaaaagtttgtcaCATGACAAACTATGATTGGACAACTAGGTGAGATGCACAAAAATGAGTGTAGCTTAGGATACTGACACCTATACTTTAAACATATAATCTCTTCTTACCTGCTCTTCGGTAAGTCCAACTATTCCAATTGGTGGCTGGGAAAAAACAGCACAAGGAACGGCACTACGTAAAAAGTAGGATGTTCAAGAAAATTACACCATCAAAAAGAGAGCCAAAAGAAGATCAACACAAGAATTCCAGAGAGTTGTCAGATCACACTACGCCAATTGCTAACAAATTAGCATAAGATTGATATACCTATAGCTAGGTTTTGTAGGCTCATTCTGAAATATAGTTTTTGCTAATGCTCCTCCCTCCATCAAAGCAACAGGAGTAAGGTTTATTCTATCTGTAACATCTCCAACAGCCCAAATTGAAGGAACTGATGTACGGGAGTATTCATCAACCTGCAAAAACAGAAAATAAGGTTCTTAACagatttaaacaaaaaagaaacgaATGCTAAGCAAACCAAAGGCATTACCTCAATTGCTCCATTTTTGGTCATTTTTACACCTACTTCTTCCAATCCCAAGTTCTGTAAACAAGTATGAGTTGAATTAACTAAACCAGCAATGAATAGTATACTTGTAAGTTGTAACCCATTTCAAGAACATGATAAGACACTAGCAAAGGTTCCTCggagtaataaaaaaaaatctacgaAAGCATaattcatttgatttttttgtttgaagAGAACAATATCATACATTGTTCTATAGAGAGCATCCAATGATGATTatgagaggaaaaaagaaaccaTAGGGATTAAAAGACTAAATATTTACATCATAGTCCGTCATTATTGATTATTAACTGAAAAAGATTGGCGAAAGAAATATTTCCAGAATACTCTTGTAAGACTAATACCATAATTGACCCCTCTTGTCagcaattaaaaaaaaatcaaattgtaaGACTCCTGGTTATGGAAATAGTAAGATTATTAGTAGAATATTAGGTTGGGTTTCAGAAGAAGCATATTAGTAATTAATTAGTAAGTTTGTTAGGGCTTTTAGTATAAATAGAGGTAGTGGGCTGGGAGGGGTGTGAAGAATTTTGTGGGTTTAGTTGGAAATTTGGGAAAGTTTAGTCCTCTCAAAAAGCTGGCGCTTACAACATTGTTACTTGTTTTTATGATATTATAGCATATTTTTCAATATAATTCTATATTTCAGTGTTCTTGCATTTACTTTGTATTTCTTTGTTAGGTGGTATCCCAATACTAACTTGCATATCtacatcttcaatttttttcttttgagattttttaatataattgttctGTACATACTACATATATGACTCAATTAGATGTAAGTGAAGTCTTATCCTAGTTAGGATATCATTTCCTTTTCTGTTTTAGATAAGAATCTTCTTAAAAATGAATAATGCACCCTTTGAGTAAGAAATTAATACGGCTTGTTTTTTCAGAAACAATAGTTATGCTTACAACAGTTTTAAACTGCTCACCCCTTCTATTCCAATTTTAGCCGGGTATAATCACTTCGGATCATTGACATTGACAAAATGTCGATGACACAATCTTATGGAAATATCGatgaaaatataaataaaatatcaaattcgATGAATATTTCTAAGAagtatataaaacaaaaaatttgttaaaatgtctatatcaataaataaagattttatgctttctaaacaaattaaaatatccattatttatatgatattCACATAAGTGATGTTTTGTTGCTTATTGTTTATGTTGCATGAATTTTGTACCAAAAAATGGAAATGTCAATTCACCCCTCATGCCGAAGTTGAGCCCATGGAAATGTGAACAATGTCGATGGAAATGTTGACAtttcaatgaaaatttaataCCATGGTTATGATAAGGTGgttaccaaaagaaaaaaaaaaagaaaaaaagaaatgtaacaTTGTACCTTTGTATTAGGCCTGCGCCCTGTTGCAAACATCACATGTGAGAAGCCTTCAACTGTTCCTTTGCTAGTCTTCAGAGATAACGACCCATCTGCTGATTTAAGGATAGCCTGTGGTACCTCCTCTGTATGGAACTCAACTCCTCTTAGTGACATCTGTTCCGCAACAAAATCTCTAATCTAGAATAAATAAAACAACCATGAGCATATGGATGTTAAGGAAAATTGCCGAGCAAGCAAGAATAAAATCATCAACAATGTTTCACCTCTTCATCAAAGCCTCTAAGCACTTTTTTTTGTCGTATAAATACGTGGACTTCACTTTTCAAACCATTGAAGATGCCAGCAAACTCTAGAGCAATATATCCACCTCCAACTATGGCAATCTTCACAGGTTTGGATGGCAATTCAAGGGCAGCATCAGAATCTATAGCATACTCACTACCAGGAATGTCAGGAATGAAAGGGCGCCCCCCAACTGACACTAGAATGTGTCTAGCCGAGTAAATTTTCCCATCTACATCAACCGTGTGTTCATCCAGAATCTGTAGATATTGTTGAAATGCATGCACTTAACGATTGTATAACAAGTTCATTGTACAGAACTATACAAGATTGGATCTCAAGAGTTAAAAGGGAAATAAAACGTCGTGTATGTATCAAAAATTTCTGAGCAAAAACACAGTATTTGAAAAGTAGAACAGTAACATTTAGTGCTAAAATCATGAACTCACAGTGTTGCCCCACCTTTCCACGGCCTTCAATCAAGGTGACGCCAGCATTTTTCAAAACGTTTTTGTAGATACCAGTTAGTCGTTGTAATTCAGCATTCTTGTTCGCAATCAAGGTGCTCCAGTCATGTTTCGGTTCAGTGTCATATTTCCATCCAAAGCCATGACTCTCTTCAAATTCATGTGCATACTTTGATGCATATACGAGTAGCTTCTTCGGTACACATCCACGAATTACACATCTGGCAATCTAATTGTAAGATAGGGCACATGGGAATTGAAATACATTCATATTTTAAAGCAGAGCATCATACAGACAAAGCAACATATCAATTTCtataaaaataagaagaaaacaTGGGAAGGCCAATGGAGTTAAACGTTTGCTTACTAAGACTAACATCTCGAAAATACTGGAGGTGGGGTATTGATCCTATCACACACAAAACTTCCTGCCAGAGCAGCAAGATAATTGATCCAAGCTCTACAACCCCAAATGTAAACTTTTTTTCCcaatgagaaaacttgacttcCACTGAGAGgtatatgaaagaatacaaggaaAAACCTCGCGAAAAGGAGCCAAACTCAAAAAAAAGGTGCAGAAAGGAGAGATAAGACCTAGcaaataaatagaaaataactCTAGGAACCAAGGCCCAAAGAAAAACAGAGATTCTAACAAAAACCATAAATAGCTAAAAGAATCTAACCAAATAATTCTAGTAAGCACTTTTGAAAGAAAAGGGAAGCCCTCTTGATAGCTTTTTCGAATATATTATCTATCTTGCTATGACTTGTTGCATATGTACATCTTTCTATAGCCCTTACAATCTCTCTTCCCCCTAGACCAATTGCAGATTATTTTTGTAACTCTAATGGCTAGAGCCTCTCGCCCGTCTTTTGTAAATTTCATacatcaataataataataataataataatacatgcATAGTTTTATTAAGAATAACGTAGCAATAAGCCATGTATGACCAATTCCTAAATTCTCATTTCAAAGCCCTACCCCCAAAAAAGATCGTTTCATAAAGCCAGTATAAATTGAAAACACCTCAATTCAGATTGCCCAAATTGCAGAATATCAAATTCAAGCAGAAATTTAAAACTTACGTCCCACCAACACCTCCAGCACTATCGGACGAAATGGTGGAGAAAGGAAGCTCACAAACCGCCACGGAAGCACCAAAATTAGCAGCAAAGCGGGAAGCTCGCACACCCCCACTGCCTGCACCGATAGTAAAGAGATCAAAATCATATGGCCGAAGAGCTTCGACGCCATTTTCAGACTGGGACCGAACCACAATGCCACGGCGGCAATGAAGACGATTGTTAGTGAGAGGAAGGAAGCGGTGGCAGAGAGGAAGAGGGGATAAAGGCTTGGGAATtgagagaaaggaagaagacaGAGAAATGGGGAGGTTTTTGCAGAAGAGGGTGTGAAGagtttgtgaagaagaaagagaagtggcCATTTTTGGTCTCTACAAAATGCCTGCTCTATGGTTTTCTTCTTGGGTTTGTTCTCTGTGTTCAACAATGGTGGAAAATCGATTAAATTTTAGATTGTTTGAGAAGaaaatgggattttttttttcttcaaacgAATTGGGTTTCGGATAACTGTCGAGAAAATTCCATCTTTACAAAATTGTTTGACGATTTTTTTCATCAACAACGAGTGAGAGGAGAAGAGAAGCCACCAGAGTTTGTGGGAGAGAAGGCTGTCCGCGCGTGGCATCTTTAGGGTTAAttacttttattctttttctcctaaaaataagaaacaaagggagagaatataatattaaaacaaataatatataatattaaaatataagtggtctttaaaaaaaataataaatatgctgtagaataattctaaaaacTGAAAACGTCTGCATGGCCGtcatggaaaatacaaaaatgcaTCATCAagcatgtaatatatttggtaacgcgcgtaatatatttggtaacgcacataatatatttgatacacaatcatttatatttagttattgtttggtacacaatcatttaatttgaataAACTATTTTCTAAGATTCtttatagatttggttaccctaatctaatcTAAATTTctaaagaattttttttcaagattttttatggatcttttagattttgttaccaaagaagaaagatggaaagaaattgcatttCAAAAAAGGAGTAAAGGAGGAAATATTTGGgtagtttgttttatttatgaaagtttttcTACAAATAGAGTATAAAGAAATtctaaaaactcaaaattttcaaatttctctACTCTTTAAATTTCATGAATTTCTATCAAAAGTGTATATTCAAAAATCCACTAAATACCACTATTTATTTATATGCAATTTGGTAAGTTTGAGATGATCACTAAGAGTTGGCATCTTCAAGTTAGATACCAGAGAGAATGACACTTGGCTATGATTCACAATAAGCATAATGGATAATGAACTTTTATTCTACTAATATTCATgatctttctttcatttttacttaatttttaatttctttttctatttgtcAAAAGTGCACTAAGCTTGATAGAAATTGACACGacttttttcttaaaagttcttttttttttgtaattgttgTGCTAAAAAACATTTCTATTATTTTTGTCTTTCACACTCACGTTGCCTTTTTTTCCTCCATATATTTCTTAAACTTCTTCCCTTCTCGTGCGTTTGCGGCTATTGTTTCACCATACATCAGCTATATATACTTTGACGAACTCTCACCCCTTTAGGCCATCAACTTACTTTGATGAATCTTTACGCTCGTGTTTATGTTACTTTATAGTTGTTTATCGCAAGCGCAAGAATTTCCTCTACTTTTTCCATGTTTGAAGAGGAGAAAGCAAAATAAGAGCACATGGATTTGGTGAAAAGTGCAAGCAAGAGAGATAGACAAAGTTATTAGCACAATCTAAGTGATATGTGTGAAGTAAGCAAAAGGTTGATAttcattgttttaaaattttagttcattaatcAACATTGACCCAACATGAGTTAGGTCATTTGTACAAAAATGGACATACAAAATtagtatttatatatatatatatatatatatatatatatatatttttttttttttttttttttttacttcatcGTGGACTGAGTTTTAGATGTCAATATCAACCTTTCAATTTTATAagtttataataaaataataatatcaatcatatttctattaaaaaaattatttaaattaataattgagttgcatttattttcaatttaagtcttttatttttaaacaatacGTGGggtaaataaatcaaattttagGCGTTAAAATCTACCGTAAAAGTTTTACGTTAGTTAGACTatactttttttcatttttaaccTAAGTCATAATCTTGTTATTACTTATATCTTTACATAGGatataagaattttttttttttttttttttattattgttctATACACATTTTTAGAAGATATAAAATTCCTCGATTTATGATATATCCATGTAACAAAAGCTCTTATCAAACACCAACATATGGTTCATGCATGTGTAATTTCAggaggtttttttttaattacctAAAATTGAAAAGCTAACTTTCTACTAATGTCGCAAAGCAGTATCGGATAGAAATGTCCACAACGGGGTGAGACAGAACTCGGATGGCTTCTATATCCCCTTCCCATTACTCCATTACATTCTTCATCCCTTGCAAAATTCTCTATGGGATTGGACGAGATTTCCCATATGTGAATTTTCATGGAATGAATTCTCTAGGAA
It contains:
- the LOC103492622 gene encoding glutathione reductase, chloroplastic: MATSLSSSQTLHTLFCKNLPISLSSSFLSIPKPLSPLPLCHRFLPLTNNRLHCRRGIVVRSQSENGVEALRPYDFDLFTIGAGSGGVRASRFAANFGASVAVCELPFSTISSDSAGGVGGTCVIRGCVPKKLLVYASKYAHEFEESHGFGWKYDTEPKHDWSTLIANKNAELQRLTGIYKNVLKNAGVTLIEGRGKILDEHTVDVDGKIYSARHILVSVGGRPFIPDIPGSEYAIDSDAALELPSKPVKIAIVGGGYIALEFAGIFNGLKSEVHVFIRQKKVLRGFDEEIRDFVAEQMSLRGVEFHTEEVPQAILKSADGSLSLKTSKGTVEGFSHVMFATGRRPNTKNLGLEEVGVKMTKNGAIEVDEYSRTSVPSIWAVGDVTDRINLTPVALMEGGALAKTIFQNEPTKPSYSAVPCAVFSQPPIGIVGLTEEQAIQEHGDVDIYTANFRPLKATLSGLPDRVFMKLVVCAKTNKVLGLHMCGDDSPEIVQGFAVAVKAGLTKADFDATVGVHPTAAEEFVTMRTPTRKTRRNPEEKSEYEAKAAAGV